The Penicillium digitatum chromosome 6, complete sequence genome has a window encoding:
- a CDS encoding putative RNA-directed DNA polymerase from transposon X-element, whose translation MAGPSTPDCPMDARNAEYTRPPDPPSPTNLNTRAGKRMKAPKGQLPPGPLPKGASAITTTVSASAAITERLDAKAREAKLLREVFETFAKTVDTFVASCKDDKRPIAHQISSQVVNFISTTYFASTDGNDFASIRARSDPETTSKKPTTWAGIAQTPKNPDIESQAKGTHRVAISSKAAPTSARSGSTLTSQQRDDPRILVVLKQEDRLARKEPYAIRKQLESALKGVAPHTDIPKITRTATGWAITPGPLARPSLITEQGLNAIKDALNAHSVKVPQKWYNYAVPGVPPSIQAWDGTLIQTGSVIEDEVFAQTKLKPVSCRASRHGASPTNHNITWVISFLSPVAPFTLFSCSSVARAILKKPQIQHHNPGCQSYCHAARCNRTPRCSNCAAPTNEHNGPSGANCTNPVRCANCHGPRPSGHTDCPVRPSRTAKGTLSFPSRAEVDKFRRYGDRWYRDAHSTPTPPQNDDTSPTAHTSKRKVPRVGEDGFQTVTRPSRKAAFKGNFAWTSLRGNNESPPSSQVSIPTQEMDVDNSSPASSE comes from the coding sequence ATGGCTGGTCCATCCACCCCCGACTGTCCCATGGACGCGCGAAATGCCGAATACACTCGGCCCCCcgaccccccctcccctaccaacctcaacacgcGCGCTGGAAAACGGATGAAAGCACCAAAGGGCCAGCTGCCCCCCGGTCCTCTCCCAAAAGGTGCCAGCGCCATAACCACAACCGTGtccgcctctgctgccatcaccgagcggCTGGACGCAAAGGCCCGAGAGGCCAAACTCCTGAGGGAGGTCTTTGAGACCTTCGCCAAGACGGTTGACACCTTCGTCGCCTCTTGCAAAGACGACAAGCGACCCATCGCACACCAGATTAGCTCCCAGGTGGTGAATTTCATTTCTACAACCTACTTTGCGAGCACCGATGGCAACGACTTCGCCTCGATCAGGGCCCGAAGCGACCCGGAGACAACCTCCAAAAAACCCACAACCTGGGCGGGGATCGCCCAGACCCCGAAAAACCCTGACATCGAATCTCAGGCAAAGGGTACCCACCGGGTAGCCATATCCAGTAAGGCCGCCCCGACGTCGGCCCGGAGTGGGTCAACCCTCACCTCCCAACAAAGAGACGACCCTCGCATCCTGGTAGTCCTAAAGCAGGAAGACCGCCTTGCTCGCAAGGAACCATATGCGATACGAAAACAACTCGAGAGTGCCCTCAAAGGAGTCGCACCTCACACCGACATTCCTAAGATCACCCGCACTGCCACAGGGTGGGCGATCACGCCCGGCCCCCTAGCCCGCCCTAGCCTCATCACTGAACAGGggctcaatgccatcaaggacGCACTAAACGCCCACAGCGTTAAAGTCCCCCAGAAATGGTACAACTATGCGGTCCCCGGAGTACCCCCCTCGATACAAGCCTGGGACGGCACCCTTATCCAGACCGGCTCtgtgattgaagatgaggtcttCGCGCAGACGAAGCTTAAGCCAGTCAGCTGCCGTGCCTCGAGGCATGGAGCCAGCCCCACCAACCACAACATCACCTGGgtgatctctttcctcaGCCCAGTTGCCCCATTCACGCTCTTCAGCTGCAGCAGCGTCGCCAgggccattctaaagaagccgcagatccaacaccataATCCTGGCTGCCAAAGCTACTGTCACGCAGCCCGGTGCAATCGTACCCCCCGCTGCTCGAACTGCGCAGCCCCAACGAACGAGCATAACGGCCCCTCCGGGGCTAATTGCACTAACCCGGTTAGATGCGCCAACTGTCACGGCCCACGACCTTCAGGGCACACTGACTGCCCAGTCCGCCCTTCtcgcactgcgaagggaacaCTTAGCTTCCCCTCCCGAGCTGAGGTTGATAAATTCCGACGATACGGCGACAGATGGTATAGAGATGCCCACTCTACACCTACTCCACCACAAAACGACGACACCTCCCCTACGGCACACACCAGCAAGAGGAAAGTCCCCCGGGTCGGGGAGGACGGTTTCCAAACTGTCACTAGGCCGTCCAGGAAAGCAGCCTTTAAAGGCAACTTCGCGTGGACGTCGCTTAGGGGAAACAACGAGTCCCCACctagctcccaagtctctatCCCGACACAAGAGATGGACGTCGACAACAGCAGCCCCGCCTCGTCTGAATGA
- a CDS encoding putative zonadhesin isoform X2 — protein sequence MEEQEATLLEKIFSQDELEAAKEEREEKLSEIEVDPISDTEEQEDELEDKPGDAIEVVIEDRPEDIPEERPLPTSEYGRPCSPSLPPTFCNPVWGPRPSTGSNPPTQTHYWVEGFDPKPNPDWVGSGLGLGFTGSCGRLVLVFWANVRRQTACHTTALQLAYESACDVVCIQEPYVSAPTKKTGHPAYDCYAPTDEWDSSDPTSFESERPRVFTYVRKNSGVTVRTVMLTPELNSGRPGPEQTATTEEPPATAEEPPATTEEPPATTEDPPATTEEPPATAEEPPATTEDPPATTEDPPATTEEPPATAEEPPATTEEPPATAEEPPATTEDPPATTEEPPATAEEPPATTEDPPATCKVPSEEPACTTNWSRETRHCSRIASCVCCVCKKEIQHVRNYNRGHRDCTEPQDRH from the exons atggaggagcaggaagcaacacttcttgagaaaattttctcccaggatgagcttgaggcggcaaaagaggagagggaagagaagctcagtgagattgaggttgatccaattagtgatacagaggagcaggaggatgaactggaagataaaccaggggatgcaattgaggttgtaattgaggatagaccagaggatataccggaggagaggcccttacctacaagtgaatatggtcgtccttgctcgccatcattaccaccaacct tttgtaacccagtttggggccccagacccagtactgggtcgaaccctccgacccagacccattactgggtcgaagggttcgacccaaaacccaacccagactgggttgggtctgggttgggtctgggttttactgggtcgtgcggaagactagtcctagtcttctgggccaacgtccgaagacagacggcgtgtcacacaaccgccctccaacttgcttacgaatccgcatgcgatgtggtctgcatccaggagccctacgtctctgctccaacaaagaaaacgggacACCCGGCATACGATTGCTACGCCCCGACCGACGAATGGGATAGCTCTGACCCTACCTCCTTCGAATCGGAGAGACCACGAGTTTTTACCTACGTGAGGAAAAACTccggtgtcacggtgcgaaccgtgatgctta cccccgaactgaactctggtagacccggtcctgagcagaccgctaccactgaagaaccgcctgctaccgctgaagaaccgcctgctaccaccgaagaaccgcctgctaccactgaagatccgcctgctaccaccgaagaaccgcctgctaccgctgaagaaccgcctgctaccactgaagatccgcctgctaccactgaagatccgcctgctaccactgaagaaccgcctgctaccgctgaagaaccgcctgctaccaccgaagaaccgcctgctaccgctgaagaaccgcctgctaccactgaagatccgcctgctaccaccgaagaaccgcctgctaccgctgaagaaccgcctgctaccactgaagatccgcctgctacctgtaaagtcccgtccgaggaacctgcctgcacgaccaactggtctcgagaaacgagacattgcagccgtatcgctagctgcgtgtgctgcgtatgcaagaaagaaatacagcatgttcgcaattacaaccgcggacatcgagactgcactgaaccccaagaccgacactga